tgttgaacaataaaaaattcgcagcgtgcgcgttaactaaaaagccgaattcttctgtctctcattccccattagcagccatggcacgttccagtaggaaacgttagtagaagtagaagtgtaagtgttagctaaaagccgacttcttctgtgtctcattcccattagcagccattgtttacctccaaggtagtgcctggtgaaatttctcctgtgcgtgattaaacaataaaaatgttcttcaaaacaccgttgattgatgaaataaaccaacgaaagacgccagatgttttctaaaagcaaaacgaaagaacgccagatgtttctaaagcaaaacgaaaagacgccagatgttttctaaagcaatggtattctaaacaatgaaaattcacagcgtacatgtaaaattaaagtgagctgcaagtcgtcataactcatcgaacctttagtataaacgcgcccgatctcacgttggtgatgatgtactgggcagaattcacggaagattcatggtttaccgatgaacctccgcagctttgcccactcatcatcattcactccgtggatatgctgtgatttttcatttttctgggcacaggttcgcctaAATAAAACGTTTAGTCCtgaacaagccgactgctgccttcgtccacgtcaccaCCCTGTGACAATATAGTACTGTTGCATGGAGGTATAGCAACATAAACAGCAGAAGTTTTTAAGCACAAAATTTACAAAAATGTTTGCGGCTTCTCCACCCAACCTGGAGTTTAGATCTGTTACTGAAGTTTAGGTAAGTGGGGAATTATTGAATCAATACTGGTGCATTCAAATGGTGGATCGACTCCAGATTTGTTGTGGACGTGGACGGCTAATCCGTGGATAATCTGCTCTGGTTCCACGATATGTagctttttcttgtattttgcgcTGCCAAAAAAACTTTTGCTGTCGGAGTTACTATCTTCAGGTTATGCATGGTTTTTCAAAACGAATAACGTTACAGTTTAAAATGCGTGCGTATCATTTTTCACATTAGATACCAAACAAACGTGTTGTGTTACCCTTGTAGTTATATAATTTCACAGTATGACAActtggttatttttttttcaggttgcaGAAAAAGCATGGGGAAGAGTGAAGTCTGGTGTGGAAAATGTAAGCACATAATTGCTGCCTTCTTGTGTTATTGGATTCTTGATGTACAAACAAACTCATGCTCTAGTTACCTGCACAACCTTTTTAAGCAGtttcttcctgtctctccttTTCTATTCTTTTACCAATATCAGTTTGTGCTCGTTGGTCTTCATACGTGTGGAAATCTCGGCCCGTCGATGATTCAGCTTTTTGCCGACTCACCGGCTGCTCAGGGCCTTGTTTCCGTTGGCTGCTGTTACATGAAGCTCAACGAAGACAGGTATGTGATCTGAAGTTTCGTTACCTTTCAGAACATTTTGTCATGAGTAAACACTTCGAAACAGTCTTGAAACAAACTGCTTATGCAGTAAACTCTCAGCAAGCAGAAATTTCTTAAATGGAGTTTCTGCtgaaatggaacaactgcccctAACATGGTCGCTTTCGTAATTTAATTCTGCTCTCTTGTTCATCCCtcggtaaacggaactcctgaCGCAACATAGTTTcccggtcccttcaggttccgtttaacgataGTCTATTGTAGCTTGTGACAGGGCTATATAGAATACATAGCTTGTGTTTGTTACTATTGGCATTGAATTGACCATTCTAGGGGTTCTGCCCCTGTATCTTGCCTGCCAAGTTCTCCTTTACAATGGATCCCTTGTATCACTTCGAGATGAATGCAAAAACAGTTATAAAGAATTCATGCAGGCAAACAAAAGTTATTCGATTTACAACTTTTGAATAAAAGCAGCTGATGAATAAACATGTACCTTTTTTCATATCACTCAACCAGTGAGCACTTCTGCTACCTCTGATCAATTATTAGAAGCAGCAGGAGCAACTTTTGCAATTTAATGCAAAAGTTTGCAGTCATCGGTAGTAGAAACAGCGCGTTGCGGCCTTTCCATCCAAACTCGTTGACGCATTTTCCGATGGATGATTTGCCTTAGTGGTGTGCTCATTGTGACATCTGTGGATTTTTTCAACCATAACAGGTGATAAACGTTTACATCGCGTCATAGCTGTAACTGAAGGACGAATAAACAAAGCAAGGACCTACAGTCGGATACAgtttaagaaggcaggagaggacCCACCCAAGTGATTTAAGCATTCCCGCGGATAAAGAAATTGTCCCACTCACGAAGAAAGAATTTCTCCCACTCATCTTCTCGGCCACATTCTCCAACGGCAGAGTCACGGGCCGTCCAGCCCATGACATGCCAATGCCATGAGAAGATGCCCCTAGTGCTGTTGTGTGCCACCGAGCCCTGTGTAACGCGATGCTGCCGATACCTTTATCTAGTTTTAACAAGCTAAAAACACATTTTAACATTACAAAATAACGACTACATGTAAGGCACTATCATGTACAGTATTCTACAGTGGCAGAATCTGTATGGCTTACATATACAGATTTGGAATTATTATCATTGAGATACCACTGTACTTTCAAATGATGCATTTTGAAATTAAGTTGGCTTCATCCTATGACATTCAATTTGCCAGATGTGaaggaatggaaaggaaaatggcaTACCCTATGAGCAGCCATGTCTGTGCCCTGGGAAAAGTTGCTGCACTCAGCTACCAAGCACGAGAGGTTGCTTGTCATGCTTTTGAAGTGTATACCAGGAAATTGAAAGGTAAGGCTTTCTCTTGCACGGTTTCTGTTTCTTATTGTAATTATTTTTATCAATGCGTAGAAAGCTGAAACGACCCACCTAGGCAGGTTTGTACAACATGGACACTTGTACTAAAGCAACATTTGTGTGAGTAGTTTTTTGGTGAAGAAAGAGTGATTAGTTCCTACTTGGCATGTTAATCCGTTAGTCcttggtgtgatttttttctttcttaaatttGATATAAGCTTTCTGTTGACTGTACCGTTACTGcttactagggatgggcgaatagtgaatttgaggttcgaagcgaatagtgatttggtcgaataatttcgaatagaatagttcgaatagtatttactgcatattattaagaaaaatgagcatttctgtcatgacccttgcacacatttttaaggattggaactaggtatgagggAATgacacttttttggtttgaaatgaagcagccttgaatagtatcaaggtttgaatagcagtagggtgcaagttataagtggacgttacaatttaaaaattactatacttagcgcatataagcctatataacacgcttttaaactttaaaaagtatgtacatttaaccttgaagtgttgcttcgcggcagtgcagatttcccctgaatgggttgtttcacggcacagcaaccagacgctgcagtgaaacaacctttacagggggttatgtgcggtccaatgtatacatatattcatttcgaatacttcgaaatttcgaataatataaattcgtatcgaagcgaattcgaatactgtaatatttgttcgaatattcgaaacgcccgaatattcacccatccctactGCTTACTATTTATATTTTGTATAAATATGAATAGTAAGCAGTAAGTACCGTCAGTAGAAAGCTTATACCAAATTTAAGAAGAAAATAATTTAAGAAAGTAAATATGAAAGTATGAAATATGATTTTGGATAGTGTTCAGCAGAGCCTTCCTGGTCTTTCATGCGAAAAGGGGGAAGAAGGAAACATCAGAAATAATGTATAATTCAGACTATAAATAAAATACGGCATTTTCGCTTAACCTAATTAACTGTGTGCATATAAAAGCTACAAATTCATAAATGACACTTGAATAAATGCCATACAGCTGCTTGGCACAGTCTAACCAATTTTATTGTCATAATGTATACAAACTGCTCACTCTAGATTGGTTGGAAACAAAGGGTTATGTATATAACTTGCCATGCAGTGTAAAAAGTGCAGTGCTGAAATGAAAACGTCTGCTGCATTAGCTTAATCTTACTTAAAGCACAAAAGGTACAAATCTTGTGCACTTTATCTATTGCTGACACCTCATATTTAGTTGCAGTGTTTACAGACTTTCTCTAAATGTCATTTGTTTCATTTGTGGTATGCAACGCTTGGGTATTGGGGGCACAAGGGGTTACTTTCACTACCGCTCCTTAGAAATACTGCATGGCATTGTTACTCAGTGTAAGCTTGGTGTTTAACCAGTGGCCTGTCGTATTGCTGCTCATTTTATGTGAACAGAGTCACCATTGGCACTGAAAATCCACTGCTATCGAGCCCTGCTGGAGAGACTGATTGTGGACCGGTACGAAGACCAGAGGCACTGCGGCTTAGGATCAGTCAAGCACGCTGCTAATTTGACATTTTCACAGTGGGTATTTTCTCTGTAATCACTTGGTTGCATGAACTCTCTGCTCTGACGTTAGCTTTCTCAAGGTTATGAAAAACCTGAAATCGTCGCCCGTTGAAGCAGACAGTGTGAACATTTGAAGCAATGCTACATACCACTTGTCCCTTATAAGTACAGTACTCACAAATTAAAACGTGATATAAAactttttagtataacgacttgtatgcgcaatagacccttttcataattgtaaagctagctttcctgccatgcagtttgcccaagtaatggcggctagtcacttactgcaaacagcgtgttctagcgcattttgcttacgatatgacgtggaaaatgtagactcggctctcttgacataaatacgcataatagacaagcctcagcacgtgcaactaggacctcgtctccactctaagcaagagaggtgccgccattagttgttcaaatatgcagcgcagagaagcgcacttgcggattatgaaaagggtctattgctcGAGATGTTGAGATGTCATGTTGAgatgaatctggtctctaaagacagggccgtacccagaatttttttcgaggggtgtttgtgtgtagaacggctaactttggcaactagtggtTGCTGTGAAggtgtgcaagtattttagtgtcattcGAAAGGTTAAAGCatgcaaaaatttcggggggtgtcagaaccccctaagcccccccccttagttacggccctgtctAAAGATAGTGTTGGCTCTGACCTACGCATTCTAGTTGAAATTACGCCTATATGACACGGaatatttcaatccgtgagtactgtacagctGTAAATGCCCTGTGCTGCTGCGCTGAAAATTTCTAAGGGGACAATGTAAGGGCTTAAATGAGACGTGTCCACATGCATTGCATGATGTTCATAAGTAGTGACAGGTATAACATATATGTGTTTTCAATCTACACAGACTTGCATTCTGTGACTGAATTTTAGGCGTATCTGTGTCTTGAGCACTTGCACAAAGCATGTGCGCACACCCATTGCAGTATGGTTCCTGCGGCATGTTGTGCAGTTGTTCTTGACTGTCGGTGGCTATGGAATTACACTCTCAGTGTATTCTTTAACACTTACGTTTATTTCAGAACTGTCACTTTAGAATtgcatctctctcttttttaaccctttgcggtccaaaacctttacccactttccggctctagcggtccgaaactatttcgccagtttctggcgccgcgaataaaaacacaagctgtggaaaagaaacgcacaggatatttatttttgctcctgcattctgcaggcaactcttttagtgatatttgggcaacgtatgataccgctcaaagcattcccctgtgtgcaggccagggttattactgcaggtttccaccgccgccgtcgtcgtcttcgtcactcacttctgtcgaatcactgtcatcactgtctggtggaggcacgtaattctcttcctcactaaagtcatcctcgctttcgctaaaagcaccgccgtaaaacgcacgcggtgaaaacgtggccatgcttctcagcgaaccgcgcgcgcgagtgggtacgctctaggccccgtgctgatcatagtgctgcaccctagtgtcaaaaaagtaaaacctcaacaaacaaagctcacttattcctcaagagatggcccttcatgtatacaaaaaatgcgcgcgactcgcggtgagaaaacagcaaaatttaaaccacgaacacccttgtcgggcggggcccgacagcggaccgctacggccgtgttgcgttgtcgggcgctgcccgacaacggaccgcaaagggttaatgctTTCTATATTACAACTGTTTCTTTTATCATTCACCTTCGTTGCCCATATATGGCTAGAACTAAACTGATACCTGCTTAATGTTATCGAACTGATGTTGCTTGACTGCTGTTTGATGTCACCAACTGTGTGTAAAAGTTCATACCACCCACATTGTAGATGCTGATTTCTTCTTGGTTGAATTGGTTATAAATGAGGAATTATGTATTAGTCAACCAGTCTTGACTGCACTGAGCAGCCGTGTGCTCATGATCATGCATCAATTCCAGCATGTAAATGGTGGCATTGTTAATTGAGATCAGTATCAAAAATATCTATTTTTGTAACTTCTTGACACATCGACTTTTATCTTAAAAGTAGAAATTTGCGTGTAGGCAGCTCTATATCTATTTTATCTCAAACTAGGATTTG
Above is a window of Rhipicephalus sanguineus isolate Rsan-2018 chromosome 3, BIME_Rsan_1.4, whole genome shotgun sequence DNA encoding:
- the LOC119386007 gene encoding methyltransferase-like protein 25B, giving the protein MEVAEKAWGRVKSGVENFVLVGLHTCGNLGPSMIQLFADSPAAQGLVSVGCCYMKLNEDRCEGMERKMAYPMSSHVCALGKVAALSYQAREVACHAFEVYTRKLKESPLALKIHCYRALLERLIVDRYEDQRHCGLGSVKHAANLTFSQYARKALEKFPLPLPDEDLDLPELELAMNEWQRVVVFYSLRLLLAPVIESLLLVDRMLYLWDRCIPSCLLPLFEPCLSPRNLVLLAFKENSHRGEQHFKDV